From the genome of Ovis aries strain OAR_USU_Benz2616 breed Rambouillet chromosome 5, ARS-UI_Ramb_v3.0, whole genome shotgun sequence:
GCCCAGCTGCTGGAGCAGGGCCGGCAGCAGCGCAGGGTTCTGCTGAATCACCTGCCGCATGTTCTGGAACTGAGGCTGGTCTCGCAGAAATTCCAAGGGGTTCTCTCCTGCTGGCAGGAGAAAGGGGTGTGGTCAGACACCACCCTGGGCTCCCAGAAGTACGGGGTGGGTGGGATGAGTCAGGTGTCACAACAGCAGGTACACACCTCCCAATCACTCACCTGCTTCTGTGGATGGCTGCTCTGAAACTTGGCTCTCCTGGACAGAACCGTGTTCTGGCTCGGGGCTCCCAGGAATTCCCTGTCAGGTGTCCTTTTTAGTTCCAAGCACAGACTGCCCACTGCCGCCCCGCCTGCATACTCAGCCCTggtgggagacacaggaggccTCCGCTCTGCCCTCCCAGGCCCACCCCACCGCTCTCGTCCCGGCTCCTGCAGGAGTTCTTTCCTGGCTAGAACCCTAACCCAAAGGTTTTGGGGGACAGATTTTGACCACCCTTCAGAGCACCGAAGTCCGCATGCTCCCTTGAGAACCCCCCGAGAGGCAGCAGCCCCACCTCACCGTGAGTAGATACTCCACGGCTCGGTGGGGGTTGTTGTAGCTGGCTCTCAGGGCGGCCACGACCCGCTCTCGCTCGTAGCCCATGGACATGATCTCCGTCAGCATTGTCTCATATTCAGAGCCCGTCACTGTGGAGGGAGCAGCAAAGGCTGGGTCACCGAGGAGAAGGAAGGGCAGCTTCCCGGCCCTCCCATGCCCACAGGAGGCCAGCTGATGCCTGGGGCATCCAGCCATTTTCAATTGGGGGACCACCCACCCACCTAGCGTGGAGGCCGCGTCTTCCTCTCGCCCGCTGCTACCTGAAGAGGGAACAGAGCTGCAAATTCAAGAGAGAGAAATCGGACCCTGGCTTCTGGCGGCTTGCCCTCCCCCCAGGTGTGTGGAACCATGACAGTGGGCACTGAAAGGGGCAGGGAAGACAGGGCCCAAACTGGGGCTGCGGCTCCTTGCCTTACCCTGACACAGACTCCGGGGACGTCGTGGGGGCAGATTCCTCCGATGGGCTTTTGTCTTCTCTGGCAGTAGGTGGGGGGTGGGACATGCCTGAGGCAGGGGCTGACGGGAAGGATGTGGAAGACTCCGGGGTGGCAGTGGGTGAGGCCTCTGAAGGTACTGAGGTGCCTGGGCTGGTTTTGGCCTATGACACCCAGAAAAAGGGAGCAGGCATCAGTTCCCCTATCTAGCCCCGACAACCCTCCACAGCTCCGCCCCGCCCTGTCCATGGCTAATCTCTCTTCGGCACAGGCTGTTTGCCAGTTCCCCAGCCAATCCACCCACCCTCCGAACCAGCAGACATCACCCACCTTGGTCACCATGACGACCACAAAGTTCTTCTCGTCAATGCGATAGTCCCTGATAGGGACATCGTCACTCAGGATCTTGCCAGCATAGATGAGTTTCTGTCCAGCCACGGGGAAAGCATCACGACCCTTCTCAGCTTCTATCTTCTCCTTTAGCACCTTCACCTGGAGGAAGGGGTAGATGATCATTGCAAACCCCCCCGATTCTCTCTTCTAGTTTGGGGGCAGGCTGCAAGCCCTGATGGCCG
Proteins encoded in this window:
- the RAD23A gene encoding UV excision repair protein RAD23 homolog A isoform X3 → MAVTITLKTLQQQTFKIRMEPDETVKVLKEKIEAEKGRDAFPVAGQKLIYAGKILSDDVPIRDYRIDEKNFVVVMVTKAKTSPGTSVPSEASPTATPESSTSFPSAPASGMSHPPPTAREDKSPSEESAPTTSPESVSGSVPSSGSSGREEDAASTLVTGSEYETMLTEIMSMGYERERVVAALRASYNNPHRAVEYLLTGIPGSPEPEHGSVQESQVSEQPSTEAGENPLEFLRDQPQFQNMRQVIQQNPALLPALLQQLGQENPQLLQQISRHQEQFIQMLNEPPGELVDISDVEGEVGAIGEEAPQMNYIQVTPQEKEAIERLKALGFPESLVIQAYFACEKNENLAANFLLSQNFDDE
- the RAD23A gene encoding UV excision repair protein RAD23 homolog A isoform X2 → MAVTITLKTLQQQTFKIRMEPDETVKVLKEKIEAEKGRDAFPVAGQKLIYAGKILSDDVPIRDYRIDEKNFVVVMVTKAKTSPGTSVPSEASPTATPESSTSFPSAPASGMSHPPPTAREDKSPSEESAPTTSPESVSGSVPSSGSSGREEDAASTLVTGSEYETMLTEIMSMGYERERVVAALRASYNNPHRAVEYLLTGIPGSPEPEHGSVQESQVSEQPSTEAAGENPLEFLRDQPQFQNMRQVIQQNPALLPALLQQLGQENPQLLQQISRHQEQFIQMLNEPPGELVDISDVEGEVGAIGEEAPQMNYIQVTPQEKEAIERLKALGFPESLVIQAYFACEKNENLAANFLLSQNFDDE
- the RAD23A gene encoding UV excision repair protein RAD23 homolog A isoform X1 → MAVTITLKTLQQQTFKIRMEPDETVKVLKEKIEAEKGRDAFPVAGQKLIYAGKILSDDVPIRDYRIDEKNFVVVMVTKAKTSPGTSVPSEASPTATPESSTSFPSAPASGMSHPPPTAREDKSPSEESAPTTSPESVSGSVPSSGSSGREEDAASTLVTGSEYETMLTEIMSMGYERERVVAALRASYNNPHRAVEYLLTGIPGSPEPEHGSVQESQVSEQPSTEAGENPLEFLRDQPQFQNMRQVIQQNPALLPALLQQLGQENPQLLQQISRHQEQFIQMLNEPPGELVDISDVEGEVGAIGEEAPQMNYIQVTPQEKEAIERVRGLAKRTVTSWVGRALTSCLYLPVFPQLKALGFPESLVIQAYFACEKNENLAANFLLSQNFDDE